In Plasmodium reichenowi strain SY57 chromosome 1, whole genome shotgun sequence, the following are encoded in one genomic region:
- a CDS encoding thrombospondin-related sporozoite protein, whose amino-acid sequence MLMKISRYFFLLYLIKAHLDFFLRYRTRFPRSPLETYIDNSDVRYNKSFINNRLLNEHAHCDAWSEWSACSKTCDYGIKIRVKISTDPEKSKACSNITESTICHEHICPRTFEEADETYLQNKENEKKKKLRTTYILIFTIFSVVNIVVLLICVILSIKKKII is encoded by the exons ATGCTTATGAAAATTTCaagatatttttttcttttgtatTTAATAAAGGCACATCTTG ATTTCTTTTTAAGATATAGGACCCGCTTTCCCCGTTCACCACTTGAAACATATAT aGATAATAGTGATGTcagatataataaaagtttTATAAACAATCGATTACTCAATGAACATGCACATTGTGATGCGTGGTCTGAATGGAGTGCTTGTTCTAAAACATGTGATTATGGAATAAAGATCAGAGTAAAAATAAGCACAGATCCAGAGAAATCAAAAGCATGTTCTAATATTACAGAATCTACAATATGTCATGAACATATATGTCCTAGAACTTTTGAAGAAGCTGATGAAACTTATTTACagaataaagaaaatgaaaaaaagaaaaaattacGAACAACATACATTTTAATCTTTACTATCTTTTCTGTAGTTAATATTGTAGTGTTATTAATATGTGTTATCCTATcaatcaaaaaaaaaattatctaa